The following proteins are encoded in a genomic region of Bacteroidales bacterium:
- a CDS encoding prolyl oligopeptidase family serine peptidase, producing the protein MKRMLLFVTLLILVSNASALSAGNPHSGLKVAYGQKTGGEYTMVVDGFDWGPGVSKVILSMGETVTSTDPGTFAVYASRHSDCVEITGEAAAGERTVITAYVSDNRGNRMESGRHVTIVLFVSPLLTLGNPFAYVRGEGACRGNVWVDYQMTIVDKTANRVWDTQAGRFSKELERFDLSGRFSSREGINMSYAFHIPETTGNKIPLIIWLHGGGEGGADPSTALLANRAANYASEEIQAIFKGAYVLVPQCPGAWMHNDKGVMTEGKEEDMYHGALMELIRAFVSSHSNIDTDRIYVGGCSNGGYMSLKLILEHPNYFAAGYISALAYQSQYISDEKINSIKNVPIWFVHSADDQTTIPDRTVIPVYNRLKAAGAKNVHFSYYDNVIDLTGLFGGAGYHFPGHWSWVYCHVNQCWKDVDGSPVEVDGKPVHIMQWLAAQRR; encoded by the coding sequence ATGAAAAGAATGCTGCTCTTCGTTACTCTACTGATCCTGGTATCCAATGCCAGCGCTCTTTCAGCCGGTAATCCTCACTCCGGACTGAAGGTAGCTTACGGACAAAAGACAGGTGGAGAATATACAATGGTGGTGGATGGTTTCGACTGGGGTCCAGGCGTAAGCAAGGTAATCCTTTCAATGGGAGAAACCGTGACCAGCACCGATCCAGGGACTTTTGCCGTATATGCCAGCAGGCATTCAGACTGCGTGGAGATCACCGGGGAAGCTGCAGCCGGAGAGAGGACAGTTATAACGGCTTATGTTTCCGACAACCGGGGAAACCGGATGGAAAGTGGCCGGCATGTAACAATTGTACTATTTGTAAGTCCCCTGCTTACTCTTGGCAATCCTTTTGCTTATGTAAGGGGCGAGGGAGCATGCAGGGGAAACGTCTGGGTTGATTACCAGATGACCATTGTAGATAAAACAGCCAACCGGGTATGGGATACCCAGGCAGGTCGCTTCAGCAAAGAGCTGGAGAGATTTGACCTTTCGGGCCGGTTCTCGTCCCGTGAGGGGATCAACATGTCCTATGCATTCCATATCCCTGAAACAACCGGGAATAAGATACCCCTGATCATCTGGCTCCATGGGGGCGGAGAGGGAGGAGCCGATCCCAGTACCGCACTGCTTGCTAACCGCGCAGCCAATTATGCATCGGAAGAAATCCAGGCAATTTTTAAGGGGGCCTATGTCCTGGTTCCCCAGTGCCCGGGAGCCTGGATGCACAATGACAAAGGAGTCATGACTGAAGGGAAAGAAGAAGATATGTATCACGGGGCTCTTATGGAACTGATCCGGGCTTTTGTGAGCAGCCATAGCAATATTGATACCGACAGGATCTATGTGGGTGGATGCTCCAATGGTGGATATATGAGCCTGAAGCTGATCCTCGAACATCCCAACTATTTTGCTGCAGGATACATCAGCGCATTGGCCTACCAGTCGCAATACATTTCCGATGAAAAAATAAACAGCATAAAAAATGTTCCAATCTGGTTTGTTCATTCAGCGGACGATCAGACCACTATTCCTGACAGGACTGTCATCCCTGTCTACAACCGTTTGAAGGCCGCAGGGGCGAAAAATGTCCATTTTTCCTATTATGACAATGTGATCGATCTCACCGGTTTGTTTGGCGGGGCAGGCTATCATTTTCCCGGACACTGGTCATGGGTATACTGCCACGTAAACCAGTGCTGGAAGGATGTTGACGGATCGCCTGTTGAAGTCGACGGGAAACCGGTGCATATCATGCAGTGGCTTGCCGCACAGCGTAGATAG
- a CDS encoding TonB-dependent receptor plug domain-containing protein: protein MNILFHDCLKVMALYLAIMITGCVSSQSAGSEKRQEEPEIVDSGYQITGARNTNQSNIKVQPNRERPSNLSLEMMLQQLPGVRIRSGRGAYAQFVVDGTSSSFMADTSPLFVVNGMAMGTDFSVVYSMVNPNDVSSLSVLKGSDASIYGTRGANGVILIRTEINK, encoded by the coding sequence ATGAACATACTATTTCATGATTGTTTGAAAGTAATGGCTCTGTATCTGGCCATAATGATCACCGGATGCGTCAGCAGCCAGTCTGCAGGTTCGGAAAAAAGGCAGGAAGAACCTGAAATTGTAGATAGCGGGTATCAGATAACAGGAGCCAGGAATACGAACCAATCCAATATAAAGGTACAGCCCAACAGGGAGAGGCCATCAAACCTCAGTTTGGAAATGATGCTGCAGCAGTTGCCAGGTGTTCGCATCAGGAGCGGCCGGGGGGCATATGCACAATTTGTGGTGGATGGGACCTCCTCCTCATTTATGGCGGATACAAGTCCCCTTTTTGTAGTGAACGGAATGGCGATGGGAACGGATTTTTCGGTGGTCTATTCAATGGTTAATCCCAATGATGTCTCCTCCCTGAGTGTTTTGAAAGGATCAGATGCAAGTATATACGGGACCCGTGGGGCCAATGGGGTGATACTTATCCGGACAGAAATAAACAAATAG